The nucleotide sequence AATATATTTTTAAAACATAGAAGTGCTGCTGAAAAATGGCAGCTAGTAGAAGATGCAGCAAAATATAAAGATGAAGGACATGGAAAAGAAATATCACTACTATTTTGAGAGTGCTAAAGGATGGAAATATGAAGATACTTTTTGTAGCTAACTATATGTGGGACATATATATCTTTAGGGGAGGGTTATTAAAAGCATTAGTTGCTGATGGTCATGAAGTGATAGCAGCAGCTCCAGATAATGGAAGAATAGACATGGAAAAAGCTATACCTGGATTAAAATCTGTATCTATTACTCTCAATAAAAGAGGGATAAATCCTGTAGAAGACATGAAATTGACATATGATTTGTATAAACTATATAAAAAAGAAAATCCAGATATAATATTTCATTATACAATTAAGCCTAATATATATGGAACAATAGCTGCCAGAATGGCTAATAAGAAGTCGGTAGCAATATTGACTGGATTGGGATATTCCTTTGTAAAAGGAGGACTTATTTCAAAGGTAGCAATTGCTTTGTATAGATTTTCATTAAAATTTTCAAAGGAGATATGGGTTTTAAATTCAGATGATAAAGAAACTCTTATTGAAAATAAAATTGGAAATAGAGAGAAAGTATTTATACTTCCAGGAGAGGGAACAGATTGTGAAAGATTTAAGCCATTGCCTATGGAAAGAAAAGATGATAAAACTATATTTCTTATGGTAGCCAGAGCTTTTTTTGATAAAGGCTTCAGAGAATATGAAGAAGCTGCAAGAGTATTGAGAAAGAAATATGAAGATAGAGTTGAATTTCAATTTTTAGGAGCATTAGGAGGAGAAGCTGTATCTGGAATCACTGAAGAATATATGAACAAACTTCAGGAAGAAAAAGTTATAAATTATCTTGGAACAGTTGATTATCCTGAAAATGTAATAAAAGAAATAGATTGTCTGGTTCTTCCATCATATAGAGAAGGTATATCAAAAGTTTTGATGGAAGGGGCAGCTATGGAAAAACCAATAATAGCTACAAATGTAACAGGGTGTAAAGAGATAGTTGATGATGGAGAAAATGGTTATTTAGTAAATGTAAAAGACAGCAGTGATCTTGCTGAAAAAATGGAAAAATTCCTTCAATTACCCAAAGAAGAGAGAGAAAGAATGGGGAAAAAAGGCAGAGAAAAAATATTAAAAGAATTTGATGAAAAAATAATAATAGATATTTATAGAAATAAAATTTCAAAGCTATAAAAGGAGAAAAGGATGGAGCTGAGTATAATTGTTCCAATATATAATGTAGAAGATTATTTGGAAGAATGTCTGAAAAGCCTGTACAATATAAAAAATATAAAACTGGAAATAATATTAGTAAATGATGGATCAAAAGATAACAGTTTTAAAATTATGGAAAAATTTAAGGAGATGTATACTGAAAAAACTGTGTTGATAGATAAGAAGAATGGCGGACTTTCATCTGCAAGAAATGCAGGAATGAAAGCAGCTGCTGGAGAATATATATCATTTATAGACAGTGATGATTTTATAGACAGTGATGAATTTGAAAAATTTTTTAAAGAAGGGCAGAAAGATAAACTGGATGTTATGGTAGGAAACATGAGATACTATACTCCTGAAAAAACAGGAGATTCTCTATTCAGATCAGATATAGTAAAAAATAGTGGAGTAATAAATGGAATTGATTTTTTCTGGAACCTTTTTCAAAAGCCTAAATGCTTCAGAGAAGAGGTTGTAGATGATATATACAAAAGAGAGTTTTTGTTAAAAAATAATATCTGGTTTAATGAAAATATAGTTCATGAAGACAGTGAATTTACTCCTTTGGTGTATTTGAAAGCTGAAAAAGTGAGATATATCGATAGAGCTTTTTATTTTTATAGACAGAGAACTGGTAGTATAATGAATAAAGTTTCAGAAAAAAGCATAATTTCTTTGGAAAGTATATGTGAAAAATTTTTTGCTGAATATAAAAAACTGGATTCTGTAAAGGGAAAGGAAGTGCTGGCTGCACTTATTCTAAGTTTTTACTCTGTAGTTGTATATAAGAGATACAATGGAGCAGGGGATTGGAAAAGAGCTCATAAAAGATATAAAGAACTTTACAGAGAATTAAAAAATAATAAAAAATTTGAATTTGAAGAATTCCTTTTATCTTTTTCAGTTTTTATACCTAATATGCTTAGAAAACTTTTAGGAAAGCAAATAACAAATGTTCAGAAGATACCAAAATTTTAAGAAAAAGGGAGAATATATGATACCTAAAAAACTGCATTATATATGGCTGGGGAATAATTCAAAGCCAAATTTGATGGATATATGTATCAATTCTTGGAGGGAAAAACTTCCAGATTATGAAATCATAGAATGGAATGAAAGTAATTTAGATTTTCAAAATGAAATAGATGAAAATCCTTTTTTAAAGGAATGTCTAGAAAGAAAACTTTGGGCTTTTTTATCTGATTATTTTAGAATGAAAGTTTTATATGAAAATGGAGGTATTTATTTAGATACTGATATGCAGATTATAAAAAGTTTAGATGACTTTTTAAAAGATGACTTTTTCATTGGATTAGAAAGTGAAGATGTGATAAGTGCAGGAATAATAGGAGCAGTACCAAATAATGAGGTAGTAAAAGATATAATGGATTTTTACAAGCAAGATATATGGAATGAACCTATTTATACAATTCCATCTATAATAACAAGAGTACTAAAGAAAAAATATTCTTTTGAATTAAAAAATGAAATAATAAATATTGAAGAGGCAGCTATAAAGATATACCCATCTAATTATTTTTATCCTTATCATTTTACAGAAGAGTTTCAATATTCTAAAATAACTGAAAAAACTTATGGAATACATTGGTGGGGAAAAAGCTGGGGTAAAAAGAAAGATTTAAAAAAATTATATTTTCTTGAATTTAAACATTTCAGAGGAATAAAAAAAGTATTAGTAAATATTCTTATCTACACAGGAATGCTAAAGTTTGTTAAGGAATGGAAAATACTGAAAATAGCTAATAAAAAGATTAATTTTTAAAGGAATGAAAAATGAATAGATTAAAAAATTTACTGCAAGATAAACTAGTAAGAAATTTTCTCAATATATTCAGTGGTGATGCTATTGGATCAGTACTTTCAATTGTTTCTATATCTTTTGTGACAAAAGGTATAGGAATGGAGAAATATGGTTTTATAGTTCTGATACAAGGGATAACTTCGTTGGTAGATGGAATATTTAATTTTCAATCATGGCAGGGATTTATAAAATTTTTTCCAGCAGCAAAAGATGATGATAGTGAAGTAAAAAAACTTATAAAATTTAGTTATATTCTGGATATAGTAACTGCACTAATAGCTTTTATCATATTAAATTCAGCAGGAATGCTGATAAAGAAAATTTATAACTTTACTCCTCAGGAAATGTTTTTATTAGTAATATTTTCTATTTATATAATTTTTAATATACAAGGAACACCTATTGGTATATTAAGAAGCTTTGATAGATTTGATATGCTGAGAAATCAAAGAGTGATAACTTCAATATATAATTTTATTATGTTAGGAGTTGGATTTTATCTAAAATTGGATTTAGGATATTTTGTTTTTGTATATCTTTCATCAAATATATTAAATGGATTATTAATAAATATTTTTGCAATAATAGTTTTAAAAAAAAGAAAGTTGCTTGGATTTATTTTTCAAAAGTCTAGTTTTAATAAAGAATTTTTTAAATTTACTTGTTTAACTAATATAAATTCAAGTTTAGACATACCTGTACAATATTTTGATAATCTTTTGATAGGAAAGATGTTATCATTGGAGCAACTGGGAATATATAAAATTTGTAAAACAGTGGCTATTGTCCTTGATAAAGTAGGAACTCCTATTTATCAAACATTGTATCCATATTTTTGTGAAACAATTGCAAAAAAAGATATTAAAGAGGTATTTAGAAAATTTTTGAAAGTCTCTGTTCTTCTTTTAGGAGTATGTACTGTAATGATAGTAGGACTGAATATAGTAGGTTTTTATCTTTTTTCTA is from Fusobacterium sp. and encodes:
- a CDS encoding glycosyltransferase family 4 protein, whose product is MKILFVANYMWDIYIFRGGLLKALVADGHEVIAAAPDNGRIDMEKAIPGLKSVSITLNKRGINPVEDMKLTYDLYKLYKKENPDIIFHYTIKPNIYGTIAARMANKKSVAILTGLGYSFVKGGLISKVAIALYRFSLKFSKEIWVLNSDDKETLIENKIGNREKVFILPGEGTDCERFKPLPMERKDDKTIFLMVARAFFDKGFREYEEAARVLRKKYEDRVEFQFLGALGGEAVSGITEEYMNKLQEEKVINYLGTVDYPENVIKEIDCLVLPSYREGISKVLMEGAAMEKPIIATNVTGCKEIVDDGENGYLVNVKDSSDLAEKMEKFLQLPKEERERMGKKGREKILKEFDEKIIIDIYRNKISKL
- a CDS encoding glycosyltransferase, which translates into the protein MIPKKLHYIWLGNNSKPNLMDICINSWREKLPDYEIIEWNESNLDFQNEIDENPFLKECLERKLWAFLSDYFRMKVLYENGGIYLDTDMQIIKSLDDFLKDDFFIGLESEDVISAGIIGAVPNNEVVKDIMDFYKQDIWNEPIYTIPSIITRVLKKKYSFELKNEIINIEEAAIKIYPSNYFYPYHFTEEFQYSKITEKTYGIHWWGKSWGKKKDLKKLYFLEFKHFRGIKKVLVNILIYTGMLKFVKEWKILKIANKKINF
- a CDS encoding glycosyltransferase, translating into MELSIIVPIYNVEDYLEECLKSLYNIKNIKLEIILVNDGSKDNSFKIMEKFKEMYTEKTVLIDKKNGGLSSARNAGMKAAAGEYISFIDSDDFIDSDEFEKFFKEGQKDKLDVMVGNMRYYTPEKTGDSLFRSDIVKNSGVINGIDFFWNLFQKPKCFREEVVDDIYKREFLLKNNIWFNENIVHEDSEFTPLVYLKAEKVRYIDRAFYFYRQRTGSIMNKVSEKSIISLESICEKFFAEYKKLDSVKGKEVLAALILSFYSVVVYKRYNGAGDWKRAHKRYKELYRELKNNKKFEFEEFLLSFSVFIPNMLRKLLGKQITNVQKIPKF
- a CDS encoding lipopolysaccharide biosynthesis protein; protein product: MNRLKNLLQDKLVRNFLNIFSGDAIGSVLSIVSISFVTKGIGMEKYGFIVLIQGITSLVDGIFNFQSWQGFIKFFPAAKDDDSEVKKLIKFSYILDIVTALIAFIILNSAGMLIKKIYNFTPQEMFLLVIFSIYIIFNIQGTPIGILRSFDRFDMLRNQRVITSIYNFIMLGVGFYLKLDLGYFVFVYLSSNILNGLLINIFAIIVLKKRKLLGFIFQKSSFNKEFFKFTCLTNINSSLDIPVQYFDNLLIGKMLSLEQLGIYKICKTVAIVLDKVGTPIYQTLYPYFCETIAKKDIKEVFRKFLKVSVLLLGVCTVMIVGLNIVGFYLFSKFFSELVLNYKFEINLYIIMKSLGTVFIAVHPLFLSLGYIKVETRIIFIANLIYMGVLFPMIKNYGLSGVIAAYGIQVILIVGMKMWYILSRREKISFENQDQDNKSDYYN